The Podospora pseudocomata strain CBS 415.72m chromosome 1 map unlocalized CBS415.72m_1, whole genome shotgun sequence genome has a segment encoding these proteins:
- the MSD1 gene encoding aspartate--tRNA ligase msd1 (BUSCO:EOG09261Q18; COG:J; EggNog:ENOG503NUX2) produces MALSRPSMRRLTSLRPSNLRPCTSFLQPRLIRRPSGVLWVPQRFTHSDITQQLREEWSSYNHFPQASSANQFVNGQTVTVHGFLSQRRISSKKLIFANVQVDNGPSIQVVSHSEPGDESNPPPGHEAHLALRALPLHSPVAVTGTVVSQKGDRDLSASSQRDVPGSFPKGVTHLEISLQNIQPLNAFPKDIIVSKGVQFPPSARHLQIRFDEALQARIRARPKIGHELRKSLTDLNFTEVETPILFKSTPEGAREFLVPTRRAGLAYALPQSPQQYKQILMSSGIRGYYQFARCFRDEDLRADRQPEFTQLDLEMSFATGQDVMRTVESIMKDLMKSLNSQFELVQSDTNERYPVPRRTPPSSDPSSNPWPVSDKPFPRITYEEAMSRFGVDKPDTRIPFEINPNVPLPESFTSMISPLPSPTIDTFLFTPTTTTTTTTSPSIRDTTTFIHTFLSTLPPALFSLNPNGQPAALIIDTSKPLMGLSPLSHSGFETITNLYPFLTSGDVIFFQARPPTPFSGGSTALGQIRTLLYSSAVTSGFLPPSHQFNFLWVQNFPMFTPNTETDPGQGGQSGFSATHHPFTAPLTDADVELMVTNPLAARADHYDLVLNGVELGGGSRRIHTAKMQEYVFREILKMSDKGVKQFSHLLEALRAGCPPHAGFALGFDRLCAVLTGTDSVRDVIAFPKSMKGEDLTVRSPGKITSEELRTYHLAFRPKEEKKKE; encoded by the exons ATGGCCCTCTCACGGCCTTCCATGAGGCGTCTCACCAGCTTGAGACCCTCAAATCTCAGACCGTGCACCAGTTTTCTCCAGCCTCGACTCATCCGCCGGCCATCAGGTGTCTTGTGGGTACCTCAACGGTTCACTCATAGTGATATCACACAGCAGCTTCGGGAAGAATGGTCGAGCTATA ATCACTTTCCCCAGGCGTCCAGTGCCAACCAGTTTGTGAATGGCCAGACAGTCACAGTACATGGCTTTCTCTCCCAGAGAAGGATATcgtccaagaagctcatctTTGCCAATGTGCAAGTCGACAATGGGCCGTCTATCCAGGTTGTATCCCACTCCGAGCCCGGTGATGAatccaaccctcctcccggaCACGAGGCCCATCTCGCTCTTAGGGCTCTGCCTCTCCACAGTCCAGTCGCAGTGACCGGAACTGTCGTATCTCAAAAAGGTGACCGAGACTTGTCTGCCTCCTCTCAAAGAGATGTTCCTGGCTCGTTTCCCAAAGGCGTCACACATCTCGAGATTTCTCTGCAGAATATTCAGCCTCTTAATGCTTTCCCCAAGGATATCATCGTGTCCAAGGGGGTGCAGTTCCCGCCCTCGGCCCGACACCTTCAGATCCGCTTCGATGAGGCTCTCCAGGCTCGTATTCGTGCACGCCCAAAGATCGGCCATGAACTTCGCAAGTCCCTCACCGATCTTAACTTTACCGAGGTGGAAACACCAATCCTCTTCAAGTCTACGCCTGAGGGGGCTCGCGAGTTCTTGGTTCCAACACGACGGGCTGGTTTAGCATACGCCCTTCCCCAGAGCCCTCAGCAGTACAAGCAGATTCTCATGTCCAGCGGTATCCGTGGGTACTACCAGTTTGCGAGATGCTTCCGTGACGAAGATCTCAGAGCCGACAGACAGCCCGAGTTTACCCAG TTGGATCTCGAAATGTCCTTCGCCACCGGCCAAGACGTCATGCGCACAGTCGAGTCCATCATGAAAGACCTCATGAAGTCCCTCAACTCCCAATTCGAACTCGTCCAATCCGACACCAACGAGCGCTACCCCGTCCCCAGACgcacccccccctcctccgacccatcctccaacccctgGCCTGTATCAGACAAACCCTTCCCCCGAATCACCTACGAAGAAGCCATGTCCCGCTTCGGCGTCGACAAGCCCGACACCCGCATCCCCTTTGAAATAAACCCCAacgtccccctccccgaatccttcacctccatgatctcccccctcccctcccccacaatcgacaccttcctcttcaccccgaccaccaccaccaccaccaccacctccccctccatccggGACACAACAACCTTCATCcacaccttcctctccaccctcccccccgccctcttctccctcaaccccaacggcCAACCCGCCGCCCTAATAATCgacacctccaaacccctAATGGgtctctcccccctctcccactccgGCTTCGAAACAATAACCAACCTCtaccccttcctcacctcagGCGACGTCATCTTTTTCCAAGCCcgacctcccacccccttttccggTGGTTCCACTGCCCTAGGCCAAATCCGCACCCTTTTATACTCCTCCGCCGTCACCTCtggcttcctccccccctctcatcAGTTTAACTTCCTCTGGGTCCAAAACTTCCCCATGTTCACACCCAACACCGAAACCGACCCgggccaaggaggccaatCAGGCTTCAGCGCAACACACCACCCCTTCACTGCCCCCCTAACCGACGCAGACGTCGAGCTGATGGTTACCAACCCCCTAGCCGCAAGGGCAGACCACTACGACCTCGTCCTCAACGGGGTTGAGCTAGGTGGTGGGTCGAGAAGGATCCACACGGCGAAAATGCAGGAGTATGTCTTTAGGGAGATTCTCAAAATGTCCGACAAGGGTGTCAAGCAATTCTCTCATCTACTCGAAGCGTTAAGAGCGGGGTGTCCGCCACACGCAGGGTTCGCGTTGGGGTTTGATCGGCTCTGTGCGGTGCTCACAGGGACAGACTCAGTAAGGGATGTGATTGCTTTTCCAAAGAGTATGAAAGGGGAGGATTTGACGGTCAGGTCGCCGGGCAAGATTACTAGTGAGGAGTTGAGGACGTATCATTTGGCTTTTAGacccaaggaggagaagaagaaggaatgA
- a CDS encoding uncharacterized protein (COG:T; COG:U; EggNog:ENOG503NW2R) codes for MASSFEKSVKGATKIKAAPPKTKYIEHILVATHSGEAGVGEVFRALHHRLRDSTWTVVFKSLITVHLMIREGSADVTLAYLAKHRNMIAISMFSDAQTQGRNIRHYHSYLAERARAYRETKVDWVRSKDSRLEKLSIDKGLLRETEIVQHQLTALLKCDVMENEPENEITITVFRLLVLDLLALFQALNQGLINILGHFFELSKTDAERAMDIYRTFTRQTDYVVQYLSTARQYEHHTRVEVPKLKHAPVNLGRQLEEYLKDPDFEIHRRQYLAELEAKKSSKGGSSGASKLPKFDAFETKASSSTSAPASQPAQTSQAAAPAKGPDVNLIDFFESIEQNQTTLAVQGQTQQAQAQPQLQQQQQQQQQQQQTQMQMGMSPWGPAPFQPQQPLQQQQQFPQNGFVASPVHQFQTGVPFQQQGQPAFSPQQTAQPVQQAFTGVGFGGFSPQPQVGFQPGSLAPIQQDTVANFQTGAPTFQGGLQAPQQNTNPFRQSMLMNQQQTGSPFAQQQPVQEVASPQQRPMTSQSTNPFARSSPQGTQPFAAPTSNSPFQSQAPQQPTQQQMQPMPTGTNPFAKNFGQAQQAQPTQQQQRPVTAGGILSQPTGTNPFRQGAFVNHQTGLGWQHNQQAIGGGLDQVETVPVFPRPAAQTPWQQQ; via the exons ATGGCGAGCTCCTTTGAAAAGTCCGTCAAGGGCGcgaccaagatcaag GCCGCGCCTCCGAAAACAAAATACATCGAGCACATTCTAGTTGCGACACATTCGGGCGAGGCGGGCGTGGGCGAGGTATTCCGGGCGCTCCACCACCGGTTGCGCGACTCAACATGGACCGTCGTCTTCAAGAGTTTGATCACTGTCCACCTCATGATCCGCGAGGGCTCGGCAGATGTCACCCTGGCGTATCTTGCGAAACACCGGAACATGATTGCTATCAGCATGTTTTCTGATG CGCAAACTCAGGGGCGAAACATACGACATTACCACAGTTATCTTGCAGAAAGAGCGCGAGCGTATCGAGAAACAAAGGTCGACTGGGTGCGGTCAAAGGATTCGAGGCTGGAGAAACTGTCCATCGACAAGGGTTTGCTTCGGGAGACGGAAATTGTTCAGCACCAACTCACGGCCTTGCTGAAATGCGAC GTGATGGAGAATGAGCCTGAAAATGAAATCACCATCACTGTGTTTCGGCTCCTTGTCCTGGACTTGCTGGCTCTTTTCCAAGCCCTGAACCAGGGACTGATCAACATCCTCGGTCACTTCTTCGAGCTGTCCAAGACTGATGCCGAAAGAGCTATGGATATCTACCGGACATTTACCAGGCAGACTGACTACGTTGTACAGTATCTCAGCACGGCCAGACAGTATGAGCATCACACCAGGGTGGAGGTTCCTAAGCTGAAGCACGCCCCTGTTAATCTCGGGCGCCAGCTCGAGGAGTATCTGAAGGATCCCGATTTTGAGATTCACCGGAGGCAGTACCTGGCTGAGCTTGAGGCCAAAAAGTCATCCAAGGGCGGGTCATCAGGAGCTTCGAAGTTGCCCAAATTTGATGCCTTTGAGACCAAAGCATCATCCAGCACAAGCGCACCtgcttctcagccagcccagACTTCTCAGGCTGCGGCACCAGCAAAGGGACCCGACGTCAATCTGATCGACTTCTTTGAGTCCATTGAACAAAACCAGACGACACTGGCTGTCCAAGGCCAGACGCAGCAGGCACAGGCACAACCTCAgttacaacaacaacaacaacaacaacaacaacaacaacaaacgcAGATGCAGATGGGCATGTCTCCTTGGGGCCCTGCCCCattccaacctcaacaacctcttcagcagcaacagcaattTCCCCAGAACGGATTTGTCGCCTCTCCTGTTCACCAGTTCCAGACGGGTGTTCCCTTCCAACAGCAGGGGCAGCCAGCATTTTCGCCACAGCAAACTGCGCAGCCAGTACAGCAGGCCTTTACTGGCGTCGGCTTCGGCGGGTTCTCTCCGCAACCCCAGGTTGGCTTCCAGCCTGGTTCTCTCGCCCCGATACAGCAGGATACCGTCGCGAATTTCCAGACAGGCGCGCCCACTTTCCAAGGAGGCCTTCAGGCGCCtcaacaaaacaccaaccctTTCCGCCAGTCCATGCTCAtgaaccaacaacaaacaggCTCACCCTttgcgcagcagcaacctgTTCAGGAGGTCgcttctcctcagcaacgCCCCATGACAAGCCAGTCTACCAACCCCTTTGCTCGCTCCTCACCGCAAGGGACACAGCCATTTGCTGCACCAACGTCCAACTCACCTTTCCAATCCCAGGCGCCACAGCAGCCCACTCAACAACAAATGCAGCCCATGCCGACGGGCACGAACCCGTTCGCCAAGAACTTTGGACAGGCTCAGCAAGCGCAGCCtactcagcagcaacagcgacCTGTCACTGCAGGGGGAATATTGTCCCAGCCGACGGGGACGAATCCGTTTAGGCAGGGAGCCTTTGTGAATCATCAGACGGGACTGGGGTGGCAGCATAACCAGCAGGCTattgggggtgggttggatCAAGTTGAGACTGTGCCTGTGTTTCCTAGGCCGGCGGCTCAGACGccgtggcagcagcagtga
- the TFB3 gene encoding TFIIH/NER complex subunit (COG:O; EggNog:ENOG503NYAM; BUSCO:EOG092649XV), which produces MPPQRPPTSAPRPGGVTAVSSLAPDGLPKPDSDDMCPVCKTIRYLNRDMEFLINPECYHSMCSSCVNRLFNEGPQQCPYAGCHRTLRRKGFRSPFFGDLSVEREVDIRRRVNQVFNQVEDDFNTLRDYNNYLQMVEDLTFDLVHGDEPTKRKAEAQLQQWEAEHKTEIERNRRVGKEQDEQSRRRLAAEQAAARQRRLDAIKEAEEEKMEKIKIKEMEIDSLERGQPLPDQQRVQLKRRGNKAVEAVTNLAAGSSSTADAVGKLSIRGLKEKKKEPRPEGPYDPFGGLDLTPSRYKIHGGLSHPNVEKYRSDKAHVTGGYSFDEYTSRAMFEAFAGLGVFIEDERDVGVGLVASEVVGMGAALAAVGGDGPGLKMELD; this is translated from the coding sequence atgcccCCTCAACGCCCCCCCACCTCAGCCCCCCGCCCCGGAGGCGTCACAgccgtctcctccctcgcccccgaCGGCCTCCCCAAACCCGACAGCGACGACATGTGCCCCGTCTGCAAAACAATCCGCTACCTCAACCGCGACATGGAattcctcatcaaccccgaaTGCTACCACTCCATGTGCTCCTCCTGCGTCAACCGCCTCTTCAACGAAGGCCCCCAGCAATGTCCCTACGCCGGCTGCCACCGCACCCTCCGCCGCAAAGGCTTCCGCTCCCCCTTTTTCGGCGACCTTTCGGTAGAACGCGAAGTCGACATCCGGCGCAGAGTAAACCAAGTCTTCAACCAAGTCGAAGACGACTTCAACACGCTCCGTGACTACAACAACTACCTCCAAATGGTCGAAGACCTAACCTTTGACCTCGTCCACGGCGACGAACCCACCAAGCGGAAAGCAGAGgcccagctccagcagtgGGAGGCAGAGCATAAAACTGAGATTGAGAGGAATAGGCGCGTGGGCAAGGAACAGGATGAGCAGTCACGTCGAAGGCTAGCAGCGGAGCAGGCTGCCGCCCGACAGCGCAGACTTGACGCGATAaaggaggcggaagaggaaaagatggAAAAGATCAAAATCAAGGAAATGGAGATTGATAGTCTGGAACGGGGACAACCCCTCCCGGATCAGCAACGGGTTCAGCTGAAACGGAGGGGGAACAAGGCTGTTGAAGCGGTTACCAACCTCGCCGCTgggtcatcatcaacagcggACGCAGTGGGTAAACTTTCCATCCGGGGGctcaaagaaaagaagaaggagccGAGGCCGGAGGGGCCGTATGACccgtttggggggttggatcTCACTCCTAGTCGGTACAAGATTCACGGGGGGCTGTCGCATCCGAATGTGGAAAAGTACAGGTCGGACAAGGCGCATGTGACGGGGGGATATAGCTTCGATGAGTACACCTCTAGGGCCATGTTTGAGGCGtttgctgggttgggggtgtttaTTGAGGACGAGAGAGACGTGGGGGTGGGACTGGTGGCGAGTGAGGTTGTGGGCATGGGGGCTGCgctggctgctgttgggggggatgggccggggttgaagatggagtTGGATTAG
- a CDS encoding uncharacterized protein (COG:T; EggNog:ENOG503P1SW), with translation MADTDPTTEAAALAREKAEQASLPYTWTQTLPDLTLTFPIPASLKARDLSISLTKTTISAGIKGQTPIISGQFPHPIHVDDSTWTITTSPDNSSKTVEILLDKVNKQEWWAHVVTTAPKIDVTKIVPDNSKLSDLDGETRGLVEKMMYDQRQKEQGLPTSDEQKKMEILKKFQEQHPEMDFSNAKIQ, from the exons atggccgacACCG ACCCCACCACCGAAGCCGCCGCGCTCGCCCGCGAAAAAGCGGAAcaagcctccctcccctaCACCTGgacccaaaccctccccgacctaaccctcaccttccccatccccgcctccctcaagGCCCGcgacctctccatctccctcaccaaaaccaccattTCCGCCGGCATAAAAGGTcaaacccccatcatctcagGTCAATTCCCCCACCCCATTCACGTCGACGACTCCACCTGGACaatcaccacatccccagACAACAGCTCCAAAACAGTCGAgatcctcctcgacaaggtCAACAAGCAAGAGTGGTGGGCTCACGttgtcaccaccgcccccaagATCGACGTCACAAAGATTGTTCCCGATAACTCCAAACTCTCAGACCTGGACGGGGAGACGAGGGGTCTGGTGGAGAAAATGATGTATGACCAGCGGCAGAAAGAGCAAGGGCTGCCGACGAGTGACgagcaaaagaagatggagattcTCAAAAAGTTTCAGGAGCAGCATCCTGAGATGGATTTTAGTAATGCCAAGATTCAatag
- a CDS encoding uncharacterized protein (EggNog:ENOG503P5CP; COG:S), whose product MSSQPPKDHLTTLSTHITTLTQKVTQLRASLSHWQQWYLEYSSLKEEISLLPSTTPTPVESLRRIRRDFSGKVLTQKEINEIMGKTDFREVEQMLSLLTHRIDYVEGNINTVGKMLEQEENRLAAAEVVASPDVPRDEESGLPIMDIVEGVEEGKEKKEQEEKKATPKAVERKGEPKGGVADGESMVAKKTVTFAEGTKPGHAEREKLEKTFAQQQLEHVIKIAQESQAMDMSKAVVPEDEPEEDAKLRREMLEYSMSEIGPVVAELTLEEGEFSDDEDWDMDDEEEDDDEDDLGRSKHSVLSSDYIQRMQELEKKLGVKSAFSAPVQQERTVPDEGMGRISVVKESAPKAATKTPKEKAKAPKEKSVSFATELDIAPTTTTTRPDASAAPKINPVVDIVEKVTDLTMQDDEPEEPPKRVSRFKKERATGGLPPGPHQLPATFIHKAAAPPPEPTPPEDTTIAPTVVERPTPATAAEPDDMDEAMLYQAAAVEYNRMRNQLIQKQGGFIEDPPLNEDGIFNLLIITSDSKIRSRGAL is encoded by the exons ATGTcatcccaaccaccaaaagaccacctcaccaccctctccacccacataaccaccctcacccaaaAAGTCACCCAACTCCgcgcctccctctcccactgGCAGCAATGGTACCTCGAATACTCGTCCCTCAAAGAAGaaatctccctcctcccctcgaccacccccaccccagtTGAATCCCTCCGCCGCATCCGCCGCGACTTCTCGGGCAAGGTCCTCACCCAAAAGGAAATCAACGAGATAATGGGAAAGACTGATTTTCGAGAGGTGGAGCAAATGCTCAGCTTGTTGACTCACAGGATTGATTACGTAGAGGGAAACATCAATACTGTGGGCAAAATGCtagagcaggaggagaatcggctggcggcggcggaggtggtggcgagCCCGGATGTGccgagggatgaggagagtgGGTTGCCGATTATGGATATTGTTGA gggggttgaggaggggaaggagaagaaggagcaagaggagaagaaggccacgCCAAAGGCTGTCGAGCGAAAGGGTGAACCGAAGGGGGGTGTGGCCGATGGGGAATCGATGGTCGCCAAAAAGACGGTTACCTTTGCTGAGGGTACGAAGCCTGGACATGCGGAAAGGgaaaagttggagaagacaTTTGCGCAGCAGCAATTGGAGCACGTCATCAAGATTGCTCAGGAGTCGCAGGCCATGGATATGTCCAAGGCTGTTGTTCCGGAGGAtgagccggaggaggatgccaagCTGCGGCGGGAGATGCTCGAGTATAGCATGTCGGAAATCGGTCCTGTAGTCGCTGAACTCACcttggaagagggcgagtttagtgatgacgaggacTGGGAtatggatgatgaagaggaagacgatgacgaggacgatttGGGGAGATCCAAGCACAGCGTTTTGTCTTCTGACTACATCCAACGCATGCAGGAGCTCGAAAAGAAACTCGGAGTGAAATCTGCGTTTAGCGCTCCTGTTCAGCAAGAACGAACGGTACCTGATGAGGGTATGGGGAGGATCTCGGTCGTCAAGGAATCGGCACCCAAGGCAGCGACGAAGActcccaaggagaaggcgaaagcacccaaggagaagagcgTCAGCTTTGCGACAGAGCTGGATATTGCTCCTactacaaccaccacccggccagatgcatcggcagctCCCAAGATCAATCCCGTCGTCGACATTGTGGAAAAGGTCACAGATTTGACCATGCAAGACGACGAACCAGAGGAACCACCCAAGCGTGTCTCGCGCTTCAAGAAAGAGCGCGCCACCGGTGGCCTCCCACCAGGGCCACACCAGCTGCCTGCAACATTTATCCACAAAGCTGCCGCACCGCCACCCGAGCCGACACCGCCAGAGGATACAACCATTGCTCCCACCGTTGTTGAGAGACCCACCCCCGCTACAGCCGCCGAACCAGATGACATGGACGAGGCGATGTTGTATCAAGCCGCTGCGGTGGAGTATAACCGCATGAGGAACCAGCTGATCCAAAAGCAGGGAGGGTTTATTGAGGACCCGCCGCTGAATGAGGACGG CATCTTCAATCTGCTTATCATTACTAGCGATTCCAAGATCAGATCAAGAGGAGCTCTCTGA
- a CDS encoding uncharacterized protein (EggNog:ENOG503P20U) encodes MAFPRHPSSRISDVQLPIMLIADDDDIRDMGSDLKLDSRGRPEEKPRPGPPVPSSSAASSAPQHPIPSMQDAFAESLVEATEGENSGKPKLRTGDAKARREELLDGEHSDPHPAALWRFRPGQQAHELRRLMAQISFGVYLLLNGMANSQILVVSILQGHIDEVDEFLETTLEDMDLAMKDVKLRIEHLRLPMDNIDVFERMLEDQNYRMTILEGNEKIEHILARTQIALKQTTQDLAEGLAATRDFTIYLAEQHHGPWRQERPDVIDIFDAMKGNTDGWFNAFMDLQHKGSSLNALVVRLAGMVSEMDRRAGEVSRRVRSQQLSAATYTSPKHSPKPSDASATTITTPPTSPPRKIPNSPPRLSLRLSTINALTASRPSSFLNFSLPEEPKPAPEERPATPPQAPVPTIQEETETKDTPLSPPKSLPQSSSPPPQSPPQLLTSAVYQPPTRAQPPRPKPSPQPQAPAESPPESPPPPARNPRRLSERPNVLLEAPKLEVHKEEENRAEESTLYLLQPTVYTPQPSPRPSPRPSPRPSPQPSPRIVAERPKPRENVPSAKLDFPSPADSIPKPGTASPKPREQTHRPQTSRAQIVESPRARIVENPRPKVVEIPKPKVIEVRGPKVVEIGARNRAAAPKRDVLPDSRYEPRPSSTRTDSFQTTSTRRTDSFGTDSLGSDSMRTESLRDPGNAPEVVPDADLEVDMYPTNNNRTSLRDRISLKMNPPGSIHVPPPDTHHHAVQQHQNYSTSARVAYHNHLQQQNSYQTFQAPDSAYGSGSDMERPPVNSITSISSSLADFSPPPSFIAPGLIPSPHSDRQFFRPVQANPYSPLQQRPHTSGTVGGVQQFNFPHPPIPSRNIPSAMGMSVMSNGTTMTTETANSKGGAGLKKKRSAFGWLKKAFSLDEEERAAFEQRRREQMGNDPYAGQAQNSPKFLDGRRIDRPANGYAPSQYSRQGY; translated from the coding sequence ATGGCCTTCCCACGCCACCCATCATCGCGGATATCCGATGTGCAGCTACCAATAATGTTAATcgccgatgacgacgacatcaGGGACATGGGGTCAGATCTCAAGCTGGATTCACGAGGGAGACCCGAGGAAAAGCCGCGGCCGGGACCCCCGGTGCCGTCTTCGTCCgcagcatcatcagcaccacaGCATCCGATCCCTTCCATGCAGGATGCCTTTGCCGAGTCTCTGGTCGAGGCCACCGAAGGTGAAAACTCGGGGAAGCCCAAGCTGAGGACTGGCGATGCCAAAGCTCGTCGTGAGGAGCTGCTCGATGGCGAGCACTCTGACCCTCACCCAGCAGCGTTGTGGCGGTTTCGACCTGGGCAACAGGCACACGAGCTTCGGCGGTTGATGGCCCAGATCTCTTTTGGTGTCTATTTACTGCTCAACGGCATGGCCAACAGCCAGATTCTGGTTGTCTCCATCTTGCAAGGGCACATCGACGAGGTGGACGAGTTTCTGGAAACGACACTGGAGGATATGGATCTGGCCATGAAAGACGTGAAGCTCAGGATCGAGCACCTGCGGTTGCCCATGGACAATATTGATGTGTTTGAACGCATGCTGGAGGATCAAAACTACCGGATGACCATTTTGGAGGGCAACGAAAAGATTGAGCACATCCTGGCACGCACTCAGATTGCTCTCAAGCAAACCACGCAAGACCTGGCTGAAGGTCTTGCGGCGACCAGAGATTTTACCATTTATTTGGCCGAGCAGCACCACGGGCCATGGCGACAGGAGCGCCCTGATGTCATTGACATCTTCGATGCTATGAAGGGCAACACAGATGGCTGGTTCAACGCCTTTATGGATTTGCAGCACAAGGGTAGTTCACTGAACgcgttggtggtgagactGGCTGGCATGGTCTCAGAGATGGACCGGAGAGCTGGCGAGGTCAGCCGCAGAGTCAGGTCGCAGCAGCTGAGTGCTGCCACTTACACATCTCCGAAGCACAGTCCCAAGCCATCAGATGCATCTGCCACAACTATCACAACGCccccgacatcaccaccgaggaAGATCCCCAACTCGCCTCCCCGGTTGTCTTTACGCCTGAGCACGATCAATGCGCTTACAGCATCTAGACCGTCGTCATTCTTGAACTTTTCGCTACCCGAAGAACCTAAGCCTGCCCCGGAGGAACGGCCGGCCACTCCCCCGCAAGCACCTGTGCCGACCATTCAGGAGGAAACAGAGACCAAAGATACTCCGCTGTCGCCTCCCAAGTCACTAccccagtcatcatcaccgcctcctcaatcacCCCCGCAACTTTTAACCTCTGCAGTTTATCAGCCACCTACACGAGCACAACCACCGCGaccaaaaccatcaccgCAACCACAAGCACCAGCCGAGTCACCTCCCGagtcgccgccaccgcctgcTCGAAATCCTCGACGGCTTTCTGAACGACCCAATGTTCTGCTCGAGGCTCCAAAATTGGAAGTGcacaaggaggaggaaaaccGAGCTGAGGAGAGCACTCTGTATCTCTTACAGCCCACAGTCTACACCCCTCAGCCATCACCGCGACCATCACCTCGTCCTTCCCCACGACCATCCCCCCAGCCTTCGCCCAGGATCGTTGCTGAGCGTCCCAAGCCAAGAGAGAATGTCCCTAGTGCCAAGCTCGACTTTCCCTCACCGGCCGACTCGATCCCTAAGCCAGGGACTGCGTCTCCCAAGCCCCGTGAGCAAACCCACAGGCCGCAGACATCCAGGGCCCAGATTGTTGAATCTCCCCGAGCAAGGATCGTGGAGAACCCGAGGCCGAAGGTGGTCGAaatccccaagcccaaggtgATTGAAGTGCGAGGCCCAAAGGTGGTCGAGATTGGAGCGAGGAATCGAGCGGCGGCCCCCAAGCGAGATGTTCTCCCCGATTCTAGATATGAGCCGAGGCCATCTTCCACCAGAACCGACTCCTTCCAAACAACCTCTACCAGGAGGACAGATTCTTTCGGGACGGATTCTCTCGGATCCGATTCCATGCGAACGGAATCTCTTCGTGACCCAGGGAACGCACCAGAGGTTGTTCCAGACGCAGATCTTGAGGTGGATATGTAccccacaaacaacaaccgcacCTCTCTCCGGGATCGCATCTCCCTGAAGATGAACCCCCCAGGGTCCATCCATGTGCCCCCACCtgacacccaccaccatgccgttcagcaacaccaaaacTACTCAACCTCCGCCCGAGTGGCctaccacaaccacctccagcaACAAAACAGCTACCAAACCTTCCAAGCCCCAGATTCAGCCTACGGCTCCGGCTCGGACATGGAACGTCCTCCCGTAAACTCCAtaacctccatctcctcctccctagCCGACTTTTCTCCCCCGCCATCCTTCATCGCCCCTGGCCTCATCCCTTCCCCGCACTCAGACAGGCAGTTTTTCCGTCCCGTCCAAGCGAACCCTTACTCCCCTCTCCAGCAACGCCCACACACCTCCGGTACCGTCGGCGGAGTGCAGCAGTTCAACTTCCCGCACCCGCCGATCCCCTCAAGGAATATCCCATCCGCGATGGGCATGTCAGTGATGAGCAACGGCACAACAATGACGACCGAAACAGCCAACTCGAAGGGGGGAGCggggctgaagaagaagaggagcgcgtttgggtggttgaagaaggcgttCAGtctggacgaggaggagagggcggctTTTGAGCAGAGGAGGCGGGAGCAGATGGGGAACGATCCGTATGCGGGACAGGCGCAGAACAGCCCCAAGTTTTTGgacgggaggaggattgATAGGCCGGCGAATGGGTATGCGCCCAGTCAGTATAGTAGGCAGGGGTATTAG